One genomic window of Mucilaginibacter sp. SJ includes the following:
- a CDS encoding sensor histidine kinase — MPLKNPFFKLLILTLFLFPGRVYADTPYQVVYLKNYSAPDGLPSSRVNYLMQDSRGFIWLATDKGVSRFDGQHFKNFTSADGLENNECFRIAEDNYHRIFFYCNNYRVCYYENGLIHKINSSQKIIVSPFANFFFNRYNELCVNYRLSTKVYHFDELKSERHAIRYLNGYIYGTGGEEIALSENDLDILEEELKAGKLNFQTANNNTKPYRLALQQNYLLLITKDWVHVYQYQKSGIIPLHKIYFTGNVTSVYLTGKNTFAVTTVKQGTYIINYLTGERKNYLNNNITTATVIDQENNIWFGSYDKGFFLCTNPEVKIINKESGLANEDVLKLGIAGGYLFTGHVLSTLSYMKLGTNQSSSIGTISINQNRSDFNRITSLVTIPGNRLMIGTDYGMFGLDVSNGNPALWHPVKYANGPIKAITTRHDTVCFVSQNNVVVLSNELKHEQGYRFKPIRTTSITRYKNSLLIGSLYGLYQFAPAPNNLIYFRILAGNGINVIKSLASNNEVCAIGTEAQGVFLWAGKKIIQFKSPAIFSGDIRKLVWTDAHTLWACTANGVSIIRFNNHQNYRISLLNTSNGLPSDNVADVVQNGPDYYIATDQGIAVTQNLGNTTLPKPILINDGIPGTQSSFTYGRPVVFNCVALSYKSMGKIQYRFRLKGVDKNWSVAPSGEKRFDLLPPGNYELEALAADRFNQLSRPLIFKFTVMPLWYQQLWLQVAAVLSAIIIVFLLVRKYYQSIIGLQKKDYENALALQRERQRISSEVHDDLGASISGIKLRTELLSRKTADQPAFKEIDAIHEAITDISTQVRLIIWSLDAENDEVSNLAGFIHKQAIKIFEYSNIDLHVNASVSETQAIISGEKRRQVYLLVKEVLNNIVKHSEAKNAFLEISLYKNRLQISIRDDGRGFDPDIRKHETMGIRNIYARAKRMNAELKIDTAHGKGTAIGLKLFL; from the coding sequence ATGCCGCTAAAAAACCCTTTTTTTAAACTTTTAATATTAACACTGTTTTTATTCCCGGGCCGGGTATATGCCGACACTCCCTACCAGGTAGTTTACCTTAAAAATTATAGCGCGCCTGATGGCCTGCCCAGTTCAAGGGTCAACTATTTAATGCAGGACAGCAGGGGCTTTATCTGGCTGGCCACGGATAAAGGCGTGAGCAGGTTTGATGGCCAGCATTTTAAAAACTTCACATCGGCCGACGGGCTGGAAAACAATGAGTGTTTCCGGATTGCCGAGGATAATTACCACCGGATCTTTTTTTACTGTAATAACTACCGGGTTTGTTATTATGAAAACGGACTTATACATAAGATTAATTCATCTCAAAAAATAATCGTTTCGCCCTTTGCCAATTTCTTTTTTAACCGTTATAATGAGCTCTGTGTAAATTACAGGCTTAGTACCAAAGTATACCATTTTGACGAGCTGAAATCGGAAAGACATGCTATCCGGTATTTGAACGGGTATATTTATGGCACCGGCGGAGAAGAGATCGCCTTGTCTGAAAACGATCTTGACATCCTCGAAGAAGAGCTTAAGGCCGGGAAGTTAAACTTTCAAACCGCCAATAACAATACCAAACCTTACCGGTTGGCTTTACAGCAAAATTATTTGTTATTGATTACTAAAGATTGGGTGCATGTTTATCAGTATCAAAAAAGCGGGATCATCCCGCTCCATAAAATCTATTTTACCGGCAATGTGACTTCGGTGTACCTTACCGGCAAAAATACGTTTGCCGTTACAACGGTAAAACAGGGAACGTACATTATCAACTATCTTACCGGCGAACGGAAAAATTACCTTAATAATAACATCACTACCGCTACGGTTATTGACCAGGAAAATAACATATGGTTTGGCAGTTATGATAAAGGCTTTTTTCTATGTACCAATCCCGAAGTAAAAATCATTAACAAAGAAAGCGGGCTGGCCAATGAAGATGTTTTAAAACTGGGCATTGCAGGAGGCTATCTTTTTACCGGGCATGTTTTAAGCACTCTCAGCTATATGAAGCTTGGGACAAATCAATCGTCATCAATAGGCACTATATCCATCAATCAAAACCGGTCGGACTTTAACCGGATAACCAGCCTGGTTACAATTCCGGGCAACAGGCTCATGATTGGTACCGACTATGGTATGTTTGGGTTAGATGTTTCCAATGGCAACCCGGCGTTATGGCACCCTGTAAAATACGCCAATGGTCCTATAAAAGCAATCACTACACGACATGATACAGTGTGTTTTGTTTCACAAAACAATGTTGTTGTATTATCAAATGAGCTCAAACATGAGCAAGGTTATAGATTCAAGCCTATACGCACGACATCTATTACCAGGTATAAAAATAGCTTGCTCATAGGTTCACTTTATGGGCTATATCAGTTTGCACCCGCCCCTAACAATCTGATCTATTTCCGGATCCTGGCCGGGAACGGAATAAATGTTATTAAGAGCCTGGCATCAAATAATGAAGTATGCGCCATAGGTACTGAAGCCCAGGGGGTGTTTTTGTGGGCCGGTAAAAAAATTATTCAATTTAAATCTCCTGCTATTTTTTCAGGCGATATCCGTAAACTGGTATGGACAGATGCCCATACTTTATGGGCCTGTACCGCAAACGGTGTAAGCATTATCCGCTTCAATAATCATCAAAACTACCGCATAAGTTTACTCAATACCAGCAACGGGCTCCCCTCTGATAACGTTGCCGATGTAGTGCAGAACGGCCCTGATTACTATATAGCCACCGATCAGGGCATAGCCGTCACTCAAAATTTAGGAAATACCACCCTGCCTAAACCGATATTGATTAACGACGGAATACCCGGTACTCAAAGCAGCTTTACTTACGGCCGGCCGGTTGTATTTAACTGCGTTGCCTTATCCTACAAAAGCATGGGTAAAATACAATACCGCTTCAGGCTTAAGGGGGTTGATAAAAATTGGAGCGTCGCGCCTTCCGGCGAAAAACGGTTCGACCTGCTCCCCCCCGGAAACTATGAGTTAGAAGCCCTGGCTGCCGACCGGTTTAACCAGTTAAGCCGGCCCCTCATTTTTAAATTTACCGTTATGCCTTTATGGTACCAGCAGTTATGGCTGCAGGTGGCGGCTGTATTAAGTGCTATAATTATCGTTTTCCTGCTGGTACGCAAATATTATCAGTCTATCATCGGCTTACAAAAAAAGGACTATGAAAATGCACTTGCCCTGCAGCGCGAACGACAGCGGATCAGCAGTGAGGTGCATGATGATTTAGGGGCAAGCATCTCCGGCATTAAGCTCAGGACCGAATTGCTCAGCCGCAAAACCGCCGATCAGCCTGCCTTTAAGGAGATAGATGCTATTCATGAAGCCATTACCGATATATCTACCCAGGTAAGGTTAATTATCTGGAGCCTTGATGCCGAAAACGACGAGGTAAGCAACCTGGCCGGTTTTATTCATAAACAAGCCATTAAAATATTTGAATACAGCAATATTGACCTTCATGTAAACGCCTCCGTTAGCGAAACCCAGGCTATCATCAGCGGCGAAAAAAGACGACAGGTATACCTCCTTGTTAAGGAAGTATTAAACAATATTGTTAAACATTCGGAAGCGAAAAACGCGTTTCTGGAAATCAGCCTTTACAAAAACCGCCTGCAGATCAGTATCCGTGATGACGGGCGCGGCTTTGACCCAGACATTCGCAAACACGAAACCATGGGCATCCGGAATATTTACGCCCGCGCAAAAAGAATGAACGCCGAACTCAAAATTGATACCGCCCACGGTAAAGGCACAGCCATCGGCCTTAAACTATTCCTTTAG
- a CDS encoding response regulator: MLQIVLLEDNLHYRRGLEQIIHDMSGVTLIGSYTNAEAVLKKIDQLNPDIFIVDINLEGMSGIEFIRRAKPFVPDAEFLMCTINDDNTNIFESLKSGATGYMLKESSADEIRNAITEIAAGGSPMSAYISRRVIASFNTDADKPPAPATENLTEREVEVLNLLARGLQYKEIADRLDISTGTVKKHIRNTYIKLQVQNKVEAINKFRAI, translated from the coding sequence ATGCTCCAGATAGTTTTATTAGAGGATAATTTACATTACCGGCGCGGGCTGGAACAGATTATTCATGATATGAGCGGCGTAACTTTAATTGGTTCTTATACCAATGCCGAAGCCGTATTAAAAAAAATTGACCAGCTTAATCCGGATATCTTTATCGTTGATATAAACCTTGAGGGCATGTCGGGCATTGAGTTTATACGGCGGGCCAAGCCTTTTGTCCCCGATGCCGAATTTTTGATGTGCACCATCAACGACGACAATACCAATATTTTTGAATCCTTAAAGAGCGGCGCTACCGGCTATATGCTCAAAGAATCTTCGGCCGATGAGATCAGAAATGCCATCACCGAAATCGCGGCCGGCGGTTCGCCCATGAGTGCCTATATCTCGCGAAGGGTCATTGCTTCATTCAATACCGACGCTGATAAACCGCCCGCCCCTGCCACCGAAAACCTCACCGAACGCGAGGTTGAAGTACTTAACCTCCTGGCGCGCGGACTCCAGTACAAAGAAATCGCCGATCGCCTTGATATCTCCACCGGAACCGTTAAAAAACACATCCGCAATACCTACATCAAACTGCAGGTTCAAAACAAAGTAGAGGCTATTAATAAATTCCGCGCAATCTGA
- a CDS encoding aspartyl protease family protein, which translates to MIISVPLRIIDLHDDGFHPLVEVLLFGKTFIMVLDTGASKTAFDQTMLSEANETMNILASDKLSTGLGTNTMESFTATVSDLHIGNLPIAEFEVAVLDLSTINTAYGQMGYPQVLGVLGGDILMKYKAVIDYGKRVLKLKKPMPSMSRALYIQR; encoded by the coding sequence ATGATTATATCTGTCCCGCTTCGTATTATCGACCTGCATGACGATGGCTTTCACCCGCTGGTTGAAGTTTTGTTGTTTGGAAAAACTTTTATTATGGTGCTGGATACCGGTGCGTCAAAAACCGCCTTCGATCAAACGATGCTTTCCGAAGCCAATGAAACCATGAACATCCTAGCCAGCGATAAACTCTCCACGGGCCTCGGCACCAATACCATGGAATCTTTTACAGCAACAGTAAGTGACCTGCACATCGGCAACTTACCTATCGCCGAATTTGAAGTAGCCGTGCTTGATCTTTCCACCATTAATACGGCCTACGGCCAAATGGGGTACCCGCAGGTATTAGGTGTTTTGGGCGGAGATATTTTAATGAAATATAAAGCCGTTATTGATTATGGGAAACGGGTGCTGAAACTAAAAAAGCCTATGCCAAGCATGAGCAGGGCCTTGTATATCCAAAGGTAA
- a CDS encoding M57 family metalloprotease — protein MKRKLLLGIGLSVLVGISVLFSCSKDKAAKTTTTSPTAIPDDVLKSITNLGFSTDEVRRQGDGYLVEGDILLTKANLAEASTSPTLRIADVEQYRTTNLVKNLPRTVTVSVTNLPTVYLNAATAAVARYNALNLTLKFQMVSSGGTIDIIGFNEGPSGGYITLGSSGFPTSSGDPYSQIQMNTNEQAYGTNPDLGYVTSVIQHELGHCIGFRHTDYMNRAFSCGGRHVNEGSAGIGAINIPGTPTKADAGSWMLACSSGTDRTFNANDQIALNYLY, from the coding sequence ATGAAAAGAAAACTATTATTAGGGATCGGACTAAGTGTGCTTGTCGGAATCTCTGTATTATTCTCCTGTTCAAAAGACAAGGCTGCAAAAACTACGACCACCAGCCCAACCGCTATCCCAGACGATGTACTGAAAAGCATTACAAACTTAGGCTTCAGCACCGATGAAGTGCGCAGGCAAGGCGATGGCTATCTTGTTGAGGGCGATATCCTGCTCACCAAAGCCAATTTAGCCGAAGCAAGCACCAGCCCTACTTTAAGAATTGCTGATGTTGAGCAGTACCGTACCACAAACCTGGTTAAAAACCTGCCCCGAACAGTAACCGTATCAGTTACAAACTTGCCTACTGTTTACCTTAACGCGGCTACCGCCGCAGTCGCACGTTACAATGCTTTAAATCTTACGCTTAAATTTCAAATGGTTAGCAGCGGCGGCACAATCGACATCATAGGCTTTAACGAAGGGCCAAGCGGTGGTTATATCACTTTAGGCTCATCAGGCTTCCCTACTTCATCGGGCGACCCGTATAGCCAGATCCAGATGAACACCAACGAACAAGCTTATGGCACAAACCCTGATCTGGGTTATGTAACATCAGTTATTCAACACGAGTTGGGCCATTGTATCGGTTTCCGTCATACCGATTATATGAACCGCGCGTTCAGCTGCGGCGGCCGACATGTAAACGAAGGTTCGGCAGGTATTGGTGCTATCAACATTCCGGGCACACCAACCAAAGCCGATGCCGGCTCATGGATGTTAGCCTGCTCAAGCGGTACCGACCGTACGTTTAATGCCAACGATCAGATAGCGTTGAATTATTTATACTAA
- a CDS encoding S8 family peptidase, with protein sequence MTKRIPVTVLLLFLCLKVSWSQKHMSDEAVVSLYKATSLSPQKNPNQYYLVKFKDPAHIDNRKYNIIKRVSYNYYVVSSALALKSDPNIINNSAASPIWKASDNLAKNWKQHPARTQAIEIAVTAVNDTVIKHFQQSGAIIGQTGNLIRLNIKLESLPALLQQDYILFANEVRLPHEELAISDIDLGLNTMSAIGANFPGVTGSGVNVSVKEDRYDDDLDLLGRSFTSFKTSDITSGHATTMATLIGGNGNSYIKGLGVAPKVNFTSSSFAQLMPDSAAIFKSFRISVQNHSYGTGIENYYGAESAAYDQQIFENDSLVHVFSSGNIGTSAPETGVYSGISGVANLSGDFKQAKNVLVVGGTGRTGAPESLSSAGPAYDGRIKPELIADGEDGTSGAAALVSGTVALLQQAYKTQYKQMPSAGLIKSVLINSADETGSSGPSHKTGYGSLNALEALRTINEKRIFTGSVSNATQTDYSITVPANCRELKVSLAWNDPAAAVNAPWALVNDLDLTVTTPSGQQILPWVLSSFPSADSLSAPAERRVDTLNNTEQVSLQNPAAGIYMVHVKGRKVTAGTQKFHVAHQETISNRFEWIYPSAGDQLFAGEDNYLRWQSSFNTASSTISVSYDHGQTWQVINNATLKNHYYTWTAPDVFNKTMLKMDIGGQTFTSAEFSISKPLTLDIGYNCAAGTLLQWKPQPGSTGYSVYTIKDNLLQKFASTADTSIIIPAQQQTSTYFAVSATGNGFEGIKSYTINATTQGVGCYVKTLLANVVNNTVVLNLQLGSVYNLKSITWEKTTAAGRYVTLNVIPVSTSVAYLYTDNNPRQGKQYYRAKLTTINGDIIYSNVADAVYLQPSQFVIYPNPVAGQINIISGDINNYEFKLYSTDGKLNMVKSINELQNTIPVKLIAGVYVYTIELNGKVIYNGKLIKI encoded by the coding sequence ATGACAAAAAGAATACCTGTTACCGTATTACTCCTTTTTTTATGCCTTAAAGTGTCATGGTCGCAAAAACACATGAGCGACGAGGCAGTTGTTTCACTTTATAAGGCAACATCTTTATCTCCGCAAAAAAATCCCAACCAGTATTACCTTGTAAAATTTAAAGATCCGGCGCATATCGATAACCGGAAATACAATATCATCAAACGGGTTTCCTATAACTATTACGTAGTATCATCAGCCCTGGCTCTCAAAAGCGATCCTAATATTATAAATAACAGCGCCGCTTCCCCCATCTGGAAAGCTTCGGATAATCTTGCGAAAAACTGGAAGCAGCATCCCGCACGCACACAAGCCATTGAGATTGCGGTTACCGCTGTTAATGACACCGTTATTAAGCACTTCCAACAATCCGGAGCCATTATCGGCCAAACCGGCAACTTAATACGTCTTAACATCAAATTAGAAAGCCTACCTGCCTTACTTCAGCAGGACTATATATTATTTGCCAATGAGGTGCGCCTGCCCCATGAAGAACTTGCCATTAGCGATATTGACCTCGGTTTAAATACCATGTCGGCCATAGGGGCTAATTTTCCGGGCGTAACCGGATCCGGCGTTAATGTTTCTGTAAAAGAAGACCGCTACGACGATGATCTCGACCTTTTAGGCCGCAGCTTCACATCCTTTAAAACCTCCGATATCACATCGGGCCATGCTACCACCATGGCAACACTCATAGGCGGCAACGGCAACTCATACATTAAAGGTTTGGGAGTTGCTCCCAAAGTAAATTTCACCTCATCATCTTTTGCACAATTAATGCCGGATAGCGCCGCCATTTTTAAATCATTCAGGATTTCGGTGCAAAACCACTCATATGGTACCGGCATCGAAAATTATTACGGAGCTGAAAGCGCCGCTTATGATCAGCAGATTTTTGAAAATGATTCGCTGGTGCATGTATTTTCATCGGGCAATATCGGCACATCTGCACCCGAAACCGGCGTTTACAGCGGCATAAGCGGGGTAGCCAATCTCTCGGGCGACTTTAAGCAGGCTAAAAATGTATTGGTGGTTGGCGGCACAGGCAGGACGGGTGCCCCCGAATCCTTAAGCTCGGCCGGACCAGCATATGATGGCCGCATCAAACCCGAATTGATCGCGGATGGAGAAGATGGTACGTCTGGCGCGGCAGCCCTGGTATCAGGCACAGTAGCTTTGCTGCAGCAAGCTTATAAAACACAATATAAACAGATGCCATCTGCCGGGCTTATAAAAAGTGTACTCATTAACTCGGCCGATGAAACAGGCTCATCAGGTCCCAGCCATAAAACAGGTTATGGTTCGTTGAATGCATTGGAAGCATTACGCACCATCAATGAAAAACGCATTTTTACCGGCTCCGTTAGCAATGCTACACAAACAGACTATTCCATAACGGTCCCCGCGAATTGCAGGGAGCTTAAAGTTTCGTTGGCCTGGAATGACCCCGCGGCGGCCGTTAACGCACCATGGGCATTGGTAAATGATCTCGATCTTACTGTTACCACACCATCCGGGCAGCAAATTTTACCATGGGTGCTCAGCAGCTTCCCCTCTGCCGATTCGTTATCCGCCCCGGCAGAAAGACGAGTGGATACATTAAACAACACAGAACAGGTAAGCTTACAAAACCCGGCAGCAGGCATCTACATGGTGCATGTTAAGGGCAGAAAGGTTACTGCCGGTACACAAAAATTTCATGTTGCCCACCAGGAGACCATATCAAACCGATTTGAATGGATCTACCCATCGGCCGGCGACCAGCTTTTTGCCGGCGAGGATAATTACCTGCGATGGCAAAGCTCATTCAATACCGCATCAAGTACAATAAGCGTTAGCTATGATCATGGCCAAACCTGGCAGGTTATTAATAATGCCACTCTTAAAAACCACTATTATACCTGGACAGCGCCCGATGTTTTTAATAAAACCATGCTTAAAATGGATATCGGCGGTCAAACTTTTACCAGTGCGGAATTCAGCATTTCAAAACCTCTAACACTTGATATAGGATATAATTGCGCCGCCGGTACGCTTCTGCAATGGAAACCTCAGCCGGGCAGCACAGGCTATAGCGTTTATACTATTAAAGATAACCTGCTTCAAAAATTTGCATCAACCGCCGATACCAGCATCATTATACCGGCGCAGCAGCAAACTTCAACTTATTTTGCGGTGAGCGCCACAGGTAATGGCTTTGAAGGCATAAAAAGTTATACCATTAATGCTACAACACAGGGGGTTGGCTGCTATGTAAAAACATTATTGGCAAATGTAGTTAACAACACCGTTGTGCTCAACCTGCAGTTGGGCAGCGTTTATAATCTTAAATCCATCACCTGGGAAAAAACAACCGCCGCGGGCCGATACGTTACTTTAAATGTCATACCGGTTAGTACATCGGTAGCTTACCTGTACACCGATAATAATCCCCGGCAGGGCAAACAATATTACCGGGCAAAACTCACCACAATCAACGGCGATATCATTTATTCCAACGTAGCCGATGCCGTTTATTTACAGCCCAGTCAATTTGTTATATACCCCAACCCTGTTGCCGGCCAAATCAATATCATCAGCGGCGATATTAACAACTACGAATTTAAATTGTACAGTACCGATGGCAAGCTAAATATGGTTAAAAGCATTAACGAGTTACAAAACACTATCCCGGTAAAGCTTATAGCAGGAGTGTATGTTTACACCATCGAGCTAAATGGTAAAGTAATTTATAATGGCAAACTGATAAAGATTTAA
- a CDS encoding DUF5606 family protein, whose protein sequence is MNLQGIVSVSGKPGLWKALAQNKTGYVLESLDAQKTKLIANLSTAKLAALSEITIFGVEDDIRLTDVLERMKSASNIPDVKADGKALRTFFYEVAPDHDEEKVYSSDIKKVIAWFQILKPLPIFEEADPTQGPAPVAEEPVAEAVTAEPEAESAAPKAKAKKAIKKAE, encoded by the coding sequence ATGAATTTACAGGGAATTGTATCGGTATCAGGAAAACCAGGTTTATGGAAAGCTTTGGCACAAAATAAAACCGGCTATGTGCTGGAAAGTTTAGATGCACAGAAAACAAAACTGATAGCTAACCTTTCTACAGCTAAATTAGCTGCTTTGAGCGAGATCACCATTTTTGGTGTTGAGGATGATATCAGGCTAACTGATGTACTTGAGCGCATGAAATCGGCATCAAACATACCGGATGTTAAAGCCGACGGTAAAGCATTGCGTACCTTCTTTTATGAAGTAGCGCCAGATCATGATGAGGAGAAAGTTTACTCATCTGATATTAAAAAGGTAATAGCCTGGTTCCAGATATTAAAGCCGCTTCCAATTTTTGAAGAGGCCGATCCAACCCAGGGCCCGGCTCCGGTTGCTGAAGAGCCCGTTGCCGAAGCTGTAACAGCTGAACCGGAAGCCGAATCAGCAGCTCCAAAAGCAAAAGCAAAAAAAGCCATAAAAAAAGCCGAATAA
- a CDS encoding peptidylprolyl isomerase: protein MSKAIIKTEKGDMTVEFYDQDAPNTVANFKKLAKSNFYDNVIFHRVIPNFMIQGGDPTGTGAGGPGYKIDCELTGNNQYHDRGVLSMAHAGRNTGGSQFFICHNRTNTAHLDRNHTVFGKVIENVDVVDAIRQGDKILGIEVIED from the coding sequence ATGAGCAAAGCAATAATCAAAACCGAAAAAGGCGACATGACCGTAGAGTTTTACGATCAGGATGCCCCTAATACCGTTGCTAACTTTAAAAAATTAGCAAAATCAAACTTTTATGATAACGTGATATTTCACCGTGTTATCCCTAATTTTATGATTCAGGGCGGCGACCCAACCGGTACCGGTGCTGGTGGCCCAGGCTACAAAATTGATTGCGAGCTTACCGGCAACAACCAATACCATGACCGTGGTGTGCTTTCAATGGCCCATGCAGGCCGCAACACTGGTGGCTCACAGTTTTTCATCTGCCACAATCGCACAAACACTGCCCATCTTGACCGTAACCACACCGTTTTTGGTAAAGTGATTGAAAATGTTGACGTTGTTGACGCTATTCGCCAGGGAGATAAAATTTTAGGTATCGAAGTTATTGAGGATTAA
- a CDS encoding asparagine synthetase B, with protein sequence MDDEQKDHLKSYGIAFWVLKNGEEVDWLLNYRGGSFMMKYGQKVEEECKIRGVSYEVIADAKATEIITEVSDPSVNMDLVKLEKAPRMAVYSPKNKLPWDDAVTLVLKYAEIPYDVVYDEEVIHGELPKYDWLHLHHEDFTGQYSKFYGAFRYAQWYTDDIKIQEAMAHKLGFSKVSKMKLAVAQNIRDFCAGGGFLFAMCSGTDTFDIALSAANTDICERMFDGDAADQDAQSKLDFSQTFAFQNFTLDMNPISHSFSNIDVTTTRQVDRTRDFFTLFDFSAKWDVVPSMLTQDHDKVIKGFMGLTTAYNKSMLKPGVTIMGEMKTANEARYIHGEYGKGQWTFYGGHDPEDYQHAVNDPPTDLKLHPNSPGYRLILNNVLFPAAKKKKQKT encoded by the coding sequence ATGGATGATGAGCAAAAGGACCATCTCAAATCATACGGGATAGCTTTCTGGGTACTCAAAAACGGCGAGGAGGTTGACTGGCTGCTCAACTATCGTGGCGGCAGTTTCATGATGAAGTACGGGCAAAAAGTTGAGGAAGAATGCAAGATCCGCGGGGTAAGCTACGAAGTTATTGCCGACGCCAAAGCCACCGAAATTATTACCGAAGTAAGCGATCCATCAGTAAATATGGACCTTGTTAAACTGGAAAAAGCGCCCCGTATGGCAGTCTATTCGCCAAAAAACAAGCTACCCTGGGATGATGCTGTTACGCTCGTACTGAAATATGCCGAAATTCCGTACGACGTAGTTTACGACGAAGAGGTGATCCACGGCGAATTGCCCAAGTATGATTGGCTGCACCTGCACCATGAGGATTTTACAGGGCAGTACAGCAAGTTTTACGGTGCTTTCCGTTATGCGCAATGGTATACCGATGATATCAAGATCCAGGAGGCTATGGCCCATAAACTTGGCTTCAGCAAAGTATCAAAAATGAAACTGGCCGTAGCCCAAAACATCCGCGATTTTTGTGCAGGCGGCGGCTTCCTGTTTGCCATGTGCTCAGGTACCGATACTTTTGACATCGCACTATCGGCCGCAAATACCGACATCTGCGAACGCATGTTTGATGGTGATGCTGCCGACCAGGACGCACAATCCAAGCTCGACTTTAGTCAGACTTTCGCCTTTCAGAATTTTACACTGGATATGAACCCCATTTCGCATTCCTTTAGCAATATCGATGTTACTACTACCCGCCAGGTAGACCGTACACGTGATTTCTTTACGCTGTTTGATTTTTCGGCTAAATGGGATGTGGTGCCAAGTATGCTTACGCAGGATCATGACAAAGTAATTAAAGGTTTTATGGGTTTAACTACGGCTTACAACAAAAGCATGCTCAAACCCGGCGTTACCATCATGGGCGAAATGAAAACCGCCAATGAGGCCCGCTACATTCACGGCGAATACGGCAAAGGTCAATGGACATTTTACGGCGGCCACGACCCTGAAGATTACCAGCATGCCGTAAATGATCCGCCGACAGATCTTAAGCTTCACCCTAACTCACCGGGTTATAGGCTGATATTGAATAATGTGCTGTTTCCGGCGGCTAAGAAGAAAAAACAGAAAACGTAA
- the sucD gene encoding succinate--CoA ligase subunit alpha: MSVLVNKDSKVIVQGFTGKEGSYHAEQMIAYGTQLVGGVTPGKGGQTHLDRPVFNTVKDAVVATGADVSIIFVPPAFGADAIMEAAEAGIKVIVCITEGIPTKDMIAVKEYLTDKDARLIGPNCPGIITADESKIGIMPGFIFKKGNVGVVSKSGTLTYEAVDQVVKAGLGITTAIGIGGDPIIGTPTKEAVELLMNDPETHGIIMIGEIGGNMEADAARWIKANGTKPVVGFIAGQTAPPGRRMGHAGAIVGGADDTAAAKMKIMAECGIRVVESPAEIGAAMAEELAKLA, translated from the coding sequence ATGAGTGTACTCGTAAATAAAGATTCAAAAGTTATTGTACAAGGTTTCACCGGTAAAGAGGGTTCATACCACGCTGAGCAAATGATTGCTTATGGCACTCAGTTAGTTGGTGGTGTTACACCAGGTAAGGGTGGTCAAACCCATTTAGACAGGCCGGTTTTTAACACGGTTAAAGACGCCGTTGTTGCAACCGGTGCCGATGTGTCCATCATTTTTGTACCTCCTGCTTTTGGTGCAGATGCTATTATGGAAGCTGCCGAAGCCGGCATTAAGGTTATTGTTTGTATTACCGAAGGTATCCCAACAAAGGATATGATTGCGGTTAAAGAATATCTTACAGATAAGGACGCACGCCTGATTGGTCCTAACTGCCCTGGCATCATCACTGCTGATGAAAGTAAAATTGGTATCATGCCAGGCTTTATCTTCAAAAAAGGTAACGTTGGTGTGGTTTCAAAATCAGGTACTTTAACTTACGAAGCGGTTGACCAGGTGGTTAAAGCCGGTTTGGGTATCACTACAGCTATCGGTATCGGTGGTGACCCGATCATTGGTACACCAACCAAAGAAGCTGTTGAATTATTAATGAACGATCCGGAAACTCATGGTATCATCATGATTGGCGAAATTGGTGGTAACATGGAAGCTGATGCTGCCCGCTGGATCAAAGCAAATGGTACTAAACCGGTTGTTGGTTTCATTGCTGGCCAAACTGCGCCTCCGGGCCGCCGTATGGGTCACGCAGGTGCTATCGTAGGTGGTGCCGATGATACAGCTGCTGCTAAAATGAAAATCATGGCCGAGTGCGGGATCCGCGTGGTTGAATCACCAGCCGAAATTGGCGCTGCCATGGCAGAAGAATTGGCTAAGTTAGCTTAA